One window of Magallana gigas chromosome 2, xbMagGiga1.1, whole genome shotgun sequence genomic DNA carries:
- the LOC136272573 gene encoding uncharacterized protein, with product MQGITSLKKDLSTIKGEMEIRKANEPVEIPSKIRVAVKDFYTSGLERDMTWNLKKRYTDEDNFELTNYIKTSVQGIAPDTSEEVIHGAIKRYFTSKKEAENRVSKTRQKFTKRGRQPMREKRRNLDVGCLPWTRKQNGPRTRRSLCVDYFPASQHIST from the exons ATGCAGGGGATCACAAGCTTGAAAAAAGACCTTTCAACCATTAAAGGAGAGATGGAAATAAGAAAAGCAAATGAACCTGTAGAGATTCCAAGTAAAATAAGA GTTGCAGTTAAAGATTTTTACACAAGTGGCCTTGAGAGAGACATGACATGGAATTTGAAAAAGAG GTATACAGATGAAGACAACTTTGAACTTACCAATTACATTAAAACAAGTGTGCAAGGAATTGCCCCAGATACCTCAGAGGAAGTTATACatg GTGCCATCAAAAGATATTTCACCTCAAAGAAGGAGGCAGAAAACAGAGTGTCAAAAACAAGGCAGAAATTCACAAAAAGAGGCAGGCAACCTATGAGAGAAAAAAGGAG AAACTTAGACGTCGGCTGTCTGCCTTGGACAAGAAAACAAAATGGTCCAAGGACAAGAAGGAGCTTGTGCGTGGATTACTTTCCAGCAAGTCAGCACATAAGTACATGA